One stretch of Chryseobacterium indologenes DNA includes these proteins:
- a CDS encoding non-ribosomal peptide synthetase: MKTEIVKENIESFLRIAKDNSLSKFTIISSIFSLLTKRYFENFQNIIKVYPSDFISLDMPLLLEFENSGTKTFKEILQSAAGEIKEAFAHKNYDGKELDLTLFSNFSIQFGQRTDDGKQDHISLLYEEDDDKIIFTLTYHKNYPEYLIESFLGNFTNILCGYESILNTSICEYSLVYKEECERILIDFNKTATVYPEDKTIVTLFEEQVKRSPESIAVVFENSQLSYEELNVKANQLAHHIKNKYAVESGKTIAVLLPKSMDLLISLLSIEKLGCIYLPIDVNYPKDRIDYIFEDSNAAILISTAHIIQELDSQRPYISLDSTEVQGEITDNLATSIQPTDIAYLIYTSGSTGKPKGVLVEHHSTINMSLDQIRTFEITSNDRIVWFASVAFDASISEIMMSLYSGSTLLIPTEEEQKNKEKFVSFLEKTKATVVTFPPSYLELFSITDLKTLRTVITAGESAHLAKAKEIVENGVNYYNAYGPTEYSVCTSIFKLEPHHSYTTLPIGRPISNTRIYILDEDLNVVPIGINGQLYISGCGLSRGYLNKAELTAEKFIANPFEPGFKMYDTGDLARWLPDGNIEFLGRKDFQVKIRGYRIELGELETTISQFNTSIQQVVADAKEVNGEKVLVAYYTIDKEAIIDKTGLRNYLQSKLPEYMIPGFFVELDKIPLTPNGKIDRQLLPDVTGKDLIRKRYVAPRNEMEHELATIWQDVLNVDRVGITDSFFELGGHSLMVAQVLNRIYQGQQMHISFKDFFAFPTIEGITNHLTKKEYTQIPQAGEQERYPLTPSQQRLWVLSQLEGGSQAYNMPAVVTLKGKLNDLYFEKAFQYLIGRHEILRTSFQSDHDTGEIHQYIHPLSSIDFQLERLDFRGKTVVDVDSYLHDANSEPFDLESGPLLRGSLLQLDDDESLFFLSMHHIIGDGWSTELLISEVVGSYNNLVEGNSFETLSDAHQPLSLQYKDYAVWLQDEMKGSKYQKAESYWLKQFEGDLPILELPGYKPRPLVQTYQGDNISHLFSQRFTEELKRYSEQQGATLFMTLMTGVKALLYRYSGQKDIIVGTPIAGREHPDLENQIGLYLNTLAIRTRLEEEPASFESLLSKEKDLLLSAYEHQVYPFDELVGKLNLKRNTSRSALFDVLVTFQNQSQLYLGNKTRDIHGLEVLEYHYERKTSQFDISYTFTEESGQLGLSIEYNTDIYDRFFIEKMFYHFENLFLAVIENTNGTLFIEDIEILTGEEREELLNTFNPVSIEPEDQTIVEIFESQVEKYPNRIAVVFESTELTYQELNEQANQLGAYLRDHYAICANDFIGIKLERSEKMLVAILGILKSGAAYIPIDPEYPQDRIDYIESDSQVKITLDEEFFINFDEGKENYSRENSPVVCHPEDLAYVIYTSGTTGQPKGVMIEHRSVVSIYNCWKKEYELEKIDIRLLQLASISFDVFVGDICRSILNGGQMIICPNTIKLDVESLYELLKKHQISILEGTPSLLLGLCNEILTKGLDYSFLKIFIFGSDSFNNQDYLSIKQKFGRNIKVINSYGVTEATIDSTFFMDSLPDFKGTTPIGKPFSNTKIYIGNNGVLSPVGVYNKLYISGCGLSRGYLNKAELTAEKFIANPFEPGFKMYDTGDLARWLPDGNIEFLGRKDFQVKIRGYRIELGELETNISQFNTSIQQVVADAKEVNGEKVLVAYYTIDKEAIIDKTGLRNYLQSKLPEYMIPGFFVELDKIPLTPNGKIDRQLLPDVTGEDLIRRAYVAPRNEMEQKLTEIWQDVLNVDRVGITDSFFELGGHSLMVAQVLNRIYQHQEMHISFKDFFAFPTIEGITNHLTKKEYTKIPQAGERERYPLTPSQQRLWVLSQLEGGSQAYNMPAVVTLKGKLNDLYFEKAFQYLIGRHEILRTSFQSDHDTGEIHQYIHPLSSIDFQLERLDFRGKTVLDVDSYLHDANSEPFDLESGPLLRGSLLQLDDESLFFLSMHHIIGDGWSTELLISEVVGSYNNLVEGNSFETLSDVYQPLSLQYKDYAVWLQDEMKGSKYQKAESYWLKQFEGDLPILELPGYKPRPLVQTYQGDNISHLFSQRFTEELKRYSEQQGATLFMTLMAGVKALLYRYSGQKDIIVGTPIAGREHPDLENQIGLYLNTLAIRTRLEEEPASFESLLSKEKDLLLSAYEHQVYPFDELVGKLNLKRNTSRSALFDVLVTFQNQSQLYLGNKTRDIHGLEVLEYHYERKTSQFDISYTFTEESGQLGLSIEYNTDIYDRFFIEKMFYHFENLFLAVIENTNSTLFIEDIDFLTNEERTDLVFNFNSTATNYPKNCTVVDLFCAQVEKTPNHIAIQNSNTSLTYKVLDKKSDEVAFYLLSNFGEAKEPVGVLANRSPELLVLLLGILKAGKSYIPIDPFLPGERISYIIRHSHASVIISEKVFLEDLNKSDLSEILKENIVQFVEKEEIFQSVFTETSEQSKYPHPSDTAYIIYTSGSTGTPKGVEIGHESLTNFLTGIQRIPGISVGDVFYSVTTYSFDISILEFFTPLISGASVFMAEKEILNNVEALQDNLAQIRPGIIQGTPSFYQMLFNSGWKGDKNLKVLCGGDRLSESLAGHLLDSCGEVWNMYGPTETTIWSSIKKIEKSSDASNIGSPIQNTQMYILDSYENLLPVNTAGRIFISGDGLAKGYYNNESLSDEKFIDNPFSGISGSKMYETGDLGKWTVGGEIEFLGRNDFQVKLRGFRIELGEIETRLQSYPGINQVVCDAKDVKGEKVLAAYYTCEASYDALDKGLLREYLQGSLPEYMIPGFFVELHAIPLTSNGKIDRKALPDVTGEDLIRREYVAPVTELEVQLAMIWQEVLGVERIGITDNFFELGGHSLAAIKLIHTINARFGVNITLNQFFEFNTIEYINSLVSNLTLIQNLSTNNNYEDTESEIFTI, encoded by the coding sequence TTGAAGACAGAGATTGTAAAAGAAAACATAGAAAGTTTTCTGAGGATTGCAAAGGATAATTCTTTATCAAAGTTTACAATCATTTCATCAATCTTCTCTCTTCTTACAAAAAGATATTTTGAAAATTTCCAGAATATTATCAAGGTATACCCATCTGATTTTATTAGTTTAGATATGCCCTTGCTATTGGAGTTTGAAAATAGCGGAACAAAGACTTTTAAAGAAATATTACAAAGTGCAGCAGGAGAGATCAAAGAAGCTTTTGCTCATAAAAACTATGATGGGAAAGAACTGGATTTAACTTTATTTTCTAATTTTTCAATTCAGTTTGGGCAAAGAACGGATGATGGAAAACAAGATCATATTTCTTTATTATATGAAGAAGATGATGATAAAATAATTTTTACACTTACTTATCATAAAAATTACCCTGAATATCTGATCGAAAGTTTCCTGGGCAATTTTACGAATATACTTTGTGGTTATGAGTCTATTTTAAATACCAGTATTTGCGAATATTCACTTGTTTATAAAGAGGAGTGTGAACGGATATTGATTGATTTTAATAAAACAGCAACGGTTTATCCTGAGGATAAAACGATAGTTACACTATTCGAAGAGCAGGTTAAAAGGAGTCCGGAGAGTATTGCTGTGGTTTTTGAAAACAGTCAATTAAGTTATGAAGAACTTAATGTAAAAGCTAACCAGCTTGCACACCATATAAAAAATAAATATGCCGTAGAATCCGGGAAAACTATTGCGGTACTTTTACCTAAGTCTATGGACTTATTAATTTCTTTATTGTCAATAGAAAAATTAGGATGTATCTATCTGCCAATAGATGTCAATTATCCCAAAGATCGTATAGATTATATTTTTGAAGATAGCAATGCTGCCATATTAATCAGTACAGCACATATTATCCAGGAACTGGATAGCCAAAGACCCTATATTTCTTTAGATTCTACTGAAGTTCAGGGCGAGATTACTGATAATCTAGCTACCAGCATACAGCCTACAGATATTGCTTATTTAATTTACACATCGGGATCAACAGGAAAACCTAAAGGAGTTCTTGTAGAGCATCATAGTACCATTAATATGTCACTGGATCAAATCAGGACATTTGAAATAACCTCAAATGATAGAATTGTATGGTTTGCTTCTGTTGCTTTTGATGCATCTATTTCTGAAATAATGATGAGCCTGTATTCCGGATCCACATTATTGATTCCAACGGAAGAAGAACAAAAAAATAAGGAAAAGTTTGTTTCGTTTCTGGAAAAAACAAAAGCTACTGTTGTTACCTTCCCACCAAGTTATTTAGAGTTATTTTCAATTACGGATTTAAAAACATTAAGAACAGTTATTACTGCTGGGGAATCAGCTCATCTAGCCAAGGCAAAAGAAATAGTTGAAAATGGAGTAAATTATTATAATGCTTATGGGCCTACAGAATATTCTGTATGTACAAGTATTTTCAAACTAGAACCTCACCACAGCTATACAACCCTCCCTATTGGTCGCCCAATTTCCAATACCCGTATTTATATTTTAGATGAAGATTTGAATGTCGTGCCTATTGGAATAAACGGTCAGTTATATATCTCCGGTTGTGGTTTATCACGCGGTTATTTGAACAAGGCTGAATTGACCGCGGAGAAATTTATAGCAAATCCTTTTGAGCCTGGTTTTAAGATGTATGACACAGGTGATCTTGCAAGGTGGCTTCCTGACGGAAACATTGAGTTTTTGGGCAGGAAAGATTTCCAGGTAAAGATCCGGGGTTACAGAATTGAGCTGGGAGAGCTGGAGACGACTATTTCTCAGTTTAATACTTCAATACAACAGGTAGTTGCTGATGCCAAAGAAGTAAACGGAGAAAAAGTATTGGTGGCTTATTATACAATTGATAAGGAAGCCATCATAGATAAAACAGGACTTCGGAATTATTTGCAAAGCAAACTTCCAGAGTATATGATACCTGGTTTCTTTGTAGAATTAGATAAGATTCCCTTGACTCCCAATGGTAAGATTGACCGCCAATTGCTGCCTGATGTTACTGGAAAAGATTTAATCCGGAAGAGATACGTTGCTCCCAGAAATGAGATGGAGCACGAGCTTGCCACAATCTGGCAGGATGTACTGAATGTAGATAGAGTAGGGATCACTGATAGTTTTTTTGAACTAGGCGGGCATAGCTTAATGGTGGCACAGGTTCTTAACAGAATCTACCAAGGTCAGCAGATGCATATCAGTTTTAAAGACTTCTTTGCTTTTCCTACCATTGAAGGGATTACCAACCATCTTACGAAGAAAGAATACACCCAGATACCTCAAGCTGGTGAACAGGAACGTTATCCTTTAACCCCTTCCCAACAGCGACTTTGGGTACTGAGCCAGCTAGAAGGCGGTTCCCAGGCTTATAATATGCCTGCCGTTGTTACCTTAAAAGGTAAGCTTAATGACTTATATTTTGAAAAAGCCTTCCAATATCTGATCGGCAGGCATGAAATTCTGAGGACGTCTTTTCAATCAGATCACGATACAGGAGAAATCCATCAATATATTCATCCTTTATCATCCATAGATTTTCAGCTAGAACGTCTTGACTTTAGAGGAAAAACAGTCGTTGATGTAGATTCTTACCTTCATGATGCCAATAGTGAACCTTTTGATCTTGAATCGGGTCCTTTATTACGCGGTTCGCTGCTTCAGCTTGATGATGATGAGTCTTTATTCTTCCTTTCCATGCATCATATTATTGGAGATGGTTGGTCTACGGAGCTTTTGATCTCTGAAGTGGTAGGCAGTTATAACAATTTGGTGGAGGGAAATAGTTTTGAAACGCTTTCAGATGCTCACCAGCCGCTTAGCCTTCAGTATAAGGACTATGCTGTATGGCTTCAGGACGAGATGAAGGGCTCCAAATACCAAAAGGCAGAATCGTATTGGCTGAAACAATTTGAAGGAGATCTGCCTATACTGGAACTACCTGGTTATAAGCCTCGTCCTTTAGTACAAACCTATCAAGGGGATAATATCAGCCATCTCTTCTCTCAAAGGTTTACAGAGGAGCTGAAAAGATACTCTGAGCAACAGGGAGCTACATTATTTATGACCCTGATGACAGGAGTTAAAGCGTTGCTTTATCGTTACAGCGGTCAGAAGGATATTATTGTAGGAACTCCAATAGCAGGCAGGGAACACCCTGATCTGGAGAATCAGATAGGGCTTTATTTAAACACCCTTGCTATAAGAACCAGGCTAGAAGAAGAGCCTGCCTCTTTTGAATCATTGCTTAGTAAAGAGAAAGATCTGCTTCTGTCCGCGTATGAACATCAGGTCTATCCTTTTGATGAGCTGGTAGGAAAGTTAAATCTGAAACGAAATACCAGTCGTTCAGCACTGTTTGATGTATTGGTAACGTTCCAGAATCAGAGTCAGCTTTATTTAGGAAATAAAACCCGTGATATTCATGGATTAGAGGTATTGGAATATCATTATGAGCGTAAGACGTCTCAGTTTGATATCAGTTATACTTTTACCGAAGAATCCGGACAGTTAGGATTATCCATTGAGTACAATACAGATATTTATGATCGTTTCTTTATTGAGAAAATGTTTTATCATTTTGAAAACCTGTTTCTGGCTGTAATAGAGAATACAAATGGTACGCTGTTTATTGAAGATATTGAAATACTTACCGGAGAAGAGCGGGAAGAATTATTAAATACATTTAATCCTGTTTCCATAGAACCAGAAGATCAAACCATTGTAGAAATTTTTGAATCCCAGGTAGAAAAATATCCTAATCGTATAGCTGTTGTTTTTGAAAGTACAGAACTTACTTATCAGGAGCTTAATGAACAGGCGAATCAGTTAGGAGCTTACCTTCGTGATCATTATGCTATTTGTGCAAATGACTTTATAGGCATTAAGCTTGAAAGAAGTGAGAAAATGCTGGTTGCTATTTTAGGGATTCTTAAATCAGGAGCGGCTTATATTCCTATTGATCCGGAATACCCTCAGGATCGTATTGATTATATAGAATCAGACAGTCAGGTGAAAATCACGCTGGACGAAGAGTTCTTTATTAATTTTGATGAGGGAAAAGAAAATTACAGCAGAGAAAACAGCCCTGTAGTCTGTCACCCTGAAGATCTAGCTTATGTAATATATACTTCCGGAACAACTGGCCAACCTAAAGGAGTGATGATTGAGCATAGAAGTGTGGTGAGTATCTATAATTGTTGGAAAAAAGAATATGAACTTGAAAAAATAGACATTCGGCTACTTCAGTTAGCCAGTATTTCCTTTGATGTATTTGTGGGAGATATATGCCGTTCTATTTTGAATGGAGGTCAGATGATCATTTGCCCTAATACCATAAAACTAGATGTAGAATCATTATATGAATTACTGAAAAAACACCAGATATCTATTCTGGAAGGAACTCCTTCTCTCTTGCTGGGGTTATGTAATGAAATTCTTACTAAAGGGCTTGATTATTCATTTTTAAAGATATTTATTTTTGGGTCAGATAGTTTTAATAATCAGGATTATTTATCTATTAAGCAGAAGTTTGGTAGGAACATAAAGGTTATTAACAGTTATGGCGTTACAGAAGCAACTATAGACTCTACTTTCTTTATGGACAGTCTTCCTGATTTTAAAGGAACTACGCCCATCGGGAAACCTTTTTCCAATACAAAGATTTATATTGGAAATAATGGGGTTTTATCACCAGTAGGAGTTTATAATAAGCTTTATATTTCTGGTTGTGGTTTATCACGCGGTTATTTGAACAAGGCTGAATTGACCGCGGAGAAATTTATAGCAAATCCTTTTGAGCCTGGTTTTAAGATGTATGACACAGGCGATCTTGCAAGGTGGCTTCCTGACGGAAACATTGAGTTTTTGGGCAGGAAAGATTTCCAGGTAAAGATCCGGGGCTACAGAATTGAGCTGGGAGAGCTGGAGACGAATATTTCTCAGTTTAATACTTCAATACAACAGGTAGTTGCTGATGCCAAAGAAGTAAACGGAGAAAAAGTATTGGTTGCTTATTATACAATTGATAAGGAAGCCATCATAGATAAAACAGGACTTCGGAATTATTTGCAAAGCAAACTTCCAGAGTATATGATACCTGGTTTCTTTGTAGAATTAGATAAGATTCCCTTGACTCCCAATGGTAAGATTGACCGCCAATTGCTGCCTGATGTTACTGGAGAAGATTTAATCCGGAGAGCATACGTAGCACCCAGAAATGAGATGGAGCAAAAGCTTACCGAAATCTGGCAGGATGTACTGAATGTAGATAGAGTAGGGATCACTGATAGTTTTTTTGAACTAGGCGGGCATAGCTTAATGGTGGCACAGGTTCTTAACAGAATCTACCAGCATCAGGAGATGCATATCAGTTTTAAAGACTTCTTTGCTTTTCCTACCATTGAAGGGATTACCAACCATCTTACGAAGAAAGAATACACAAAGATTCCTCAAGCTGGAGAACGGGAGCGCTATCCTTTAACGCCTTCTCAACAGCGACTTTGGGTACTGAGCCAGCTAGAAGGCGGTTCCCAGGCTTATAATATGCCTGCCGTTGTTACCTTAAAAGGTAAGCTTAATGACTTATATTTTGAAAAAGCCTTCCAATATCTGATCGGCAGGCATGAAATTCTGAGGACGTCTTTTCAATCAGATCACGATACAGGAGAAATCCATCAATATATTCATCCTTTATCATCCATAGATTTTCAGCTAGAACGTCTTGACTTTAGAGGAAAAACAGTCCTTGATGTAGATTCTTACCTTCATGATGCCAATAGTGAACCTTTTGATCTTGAATCGGGTCCTTTATTACGCGGTTCGCTGCTTCAGCTTGATGATGAGTCTTTATTCTTCCTTTCCATGCATCATATTATTGGAGATGGTTGGTCTACGGAGCTTTTGATCTCTGAAGTGGTAGGCAGTTATAACAATTTGGTGGAGGGAAATAGTTTTGAAACGCTTTCAGATGTTTACCAACCGCTTAGTCTTCAGTATAAGGACTATGCTGTATGGCTTCAGGACGAGATGAAGGGCTCCAAATACCAAAAGGCAGAATCGTATTGGCTGAAACAATTTGAAGGAGATCTGCCTATACTGGAACTACCTGGTTATAAGCCTCGTCCTTTAGTACAAACCTACCAAGGGGATAATATCAGCCATCTCTTCTCTCAAAGGTTTACAGAGGAGCTGAAAAGATACTCTGAGCAACAGGGAGCTACATTATTTATGACCCTGATGGCAGGAGTTAAAGCGTTGCTTTATCGTTACAGCGGTCAGAAGGATATTATTGTAGGAACTCCAATAGCAGGCAGGGAACACCCTGATCTGGAGAATCAGATAGGGCTTTATTTAAACACTCTTGCTATAAGAACCAGGCTAGAAGAAGAGCCTGCCTCTTTTGAATCATTGCTTAGTAAAGAGAAAGATCTGCTTCTGTCCGCGTATGAACATCAGGTCTATCCTTTTGATGAGCTGGTGGGAAAGTTAAATCTGAAACGAAATACCAGTCGTTCAGCACTGTTTGATGTATTGGTAACGTTCCAGAATCAGAGTCAGCTTTATTTAGGAAATAAAACCCGTGATATTCATGGATTAGAGGTATTGGAATATCATTATGAGCGTAAGACGTCTCAGTTTGATATCAGTTATACTTTTACCGAAGAATCCGGGCAGTTAGGATTATCCATTGAGTACAATACAGATATTTATGATCGTTTCTTTATTGAGAAAATGTTTTATCATTTTGAAAACCTGTTTCTGGCTGTAATAGAGAATACAAATAGTACGCTGTTTATTGAAGATATTGATTTTCTTACCAATGAGGAACGTACGGACTTAGTTTTTAACTTCAATTCTACGGCAACCAATTATCCTAAGAACTGTACAGTGGTTGATTTATTTTGTGCTCAGGTGGAGAAAACACCAAATCACATCGCAATACAGAATTCTAATACCAGCTTAACATATAAAGTCCTGGATAAAAAATCGGATGAAGTAGCTTTTTATCTTCTTTCGAATTTCGGGGAAGCTAAAGAACCTGTTGGAGTACTGGCTAACCGTTCACCGGAACTGCTTGTGTTGCTTTTGGGAATCCTGAAAGCCGGAAAGAGTTATATTCCTATAGATCCTTTTCTTCCTGGTGAGAGAATCAGTTATATTATCCGGCATAGCCATGCTTCGGTCATCATTAGTGAAAAGGTTTTTCTTGAAGATTTAAATAAATCAGATTTATCGGAAATTCTAAAGGAAAACATTGTTCAATTTGTAGAAAAAGAAGAAATATTTCAAAGTGTATTTACAGAGACCTCAGAACAGTCCAAGTATCCTCATCCTTCTGATACGGCTTACATTATTTACACTTCCGGATCCACCGGTACCCCTAAAGGTGTAGAAATTGGTCATGAGTCCTTAACTAACTTTCTGACAGGGATTCAGCGTATCCCTGGGATTTCTGTTGGTGATGTGTTCTATTCGGTCACTACCTATTCTTTTGATATTTCCATATTAGAATTTTTTACCCCGCTTATTTCAGGGGCAAGTGTATTTATGGCAGAAAAAGAAATTCTGAATAATGTAGAGGCGTTGCAAGATAATTTAGCCCAAATCAGGCCTGGTATTATTCAGGGTACTCCGAGTTTTTACCAGATGTTGTTCAATTCCGGATGGAAAGGAGATAAGAATCTTAAAGTATTGTGTGGCGGAGATCGTCTGAGCGAATCTCTTGCAGGCCATCTTTTGGACTCCTGTGGTGAAGTTTGGAATATGTATGGTCCCACAGAGACTACGATCTGGTCCAGTATTAAAAAGATAGAAAAAAGCTCTGATGCTTCTAATATAGGATCGCCGATTCAGAATACCCAGATGTACATTCTTGATTCTTATGAGAATCTTTTACCGGTTAATACTGCCGGTCGGATCTTTATTTCGGGAGATGGGCTGGCAAAAGGATATTACAATAATGAATCTCTTAGCGATGAGAAGTTCATAGATAATCCTTTTTCTGGAATTTCGGGCTCAAAGATGTATGAAACCGGTGACTTGGGAAAATGGACAGTAGGAGGAGAGATAGAATTTTTAGGGAGAAATGATTTCCAGGTAAAGCTTCGTGGTTTTAGAATAGAATTAGGTGAGATAGAAACCCGTTTACAAAGTTATCCCGGCATTAATCAGGTGGTTTGTGATGCCAAAGACGTGAAAGGGGAGAAGGTATTGGCAGCCTATTACACCTGTGAAGCCTCTTATGATGCGTTAGACAAAGGTTTACTTCGCGAATATTTACAGGGTAGCTTACCGGAGTATATGATTCCTGGATTTTTCGTAGAGCTTCATGCTATACCATTAACATCGAACGGGAAGATCGATCGTAAAGCTTTACCAGATGTTACCGGTGAAGATTTGATAAGAAGAGAGTATGTAGCTCCTGTGACTGAACTCGAAGTTCAGCTTGCCATGATCTGGCAAGAAGTATTGGGAGTAGAGAGGATAGGGATTACCGATAATTTCTTTGAATTGGGGGGACATAGTTTGGCTGCAATTAAATTGATCCATACAATCAATGCTAGGTTTGGGGTGAATATTACACTTAATCAATTTTTTGAATTTAATACAATAGAATACATAAACAGTTTAGTAAGCAATCTTACGTTAATACAGAATCTTTCAACAAATAATAACTATGAAGATACAGAGTCAGAGATATTTACAATTTAA
- a CDS encoding outer membrane beta-barrel family protein, whose protein sequence is MKIQSQRYLQFNSLKFVSAIFLTALTSNLHGQYTITGKVNQSNKDNNQFTEVLLLDKDSVIVKNDLIAENGSFTLKADKAGNYTFKIKQLNNLVYNKRIQLNSNLDFGVIVLENTTGIKEVVINGKKKLVERKIDRLVFNVENAISTTGGDALEALKITPGVKVQNENVSIIGKGTVSIMVDDRLIQLKQDDLSNFLKSVSADNIKSIEVITTPPAKYDALGNSGIINIKTKTAKKDSWNANVGASYLQRSRADGSVFGNFNYNKNKLTLSASLNYRNGERYSTQDDYAYFPDALWYTASPYVVNYKRFGGKLGMDYQLTKNWTTGIQYILNANRVNFDGTVYTPVTTYDSNTEVRHLNTFKATRNKPVFNSVNYYNEIKLDSLGKKLTVNLDYFNFKNDDEKSYHGNSIINIPYSEQYFLGNNNNIQKVNNFSAKVDVEYPISFANLSFGGKLTHSKAENNIRFFNSGLVDNPVTSAPLADNLFEYTENVQALYISGNKKINDKWETKAGVRMESTQTEGNSLTLNKVTKNNYVKFFPTLYVTYKPNENNTFGFSYSKRIDRPTFNELNPNLYFENPFQSIEGNPFLQPAFIDNFEFTYTYKNIDSKIYFSNEKNLYGQIAIANPENNIIRFTNENYANTERFGIAEGYTFDKLKWWSSMNSLDVNYARSTSFIDVLQKKQEGWSGRLSTNNDFILNKDKTFIFNVNYWYNFAGVDGKFYKTGDMSNLSATIQYLMLDKNLRISLKVNDIFRTEKIKVNSVVNGVFQRGVYYNDNQSVQLTVAYKFGSQKVKSVRRATGNEEERNRTGN, encoded by the coding sequence ATGAAGATACAGAGTCAGAGATATTTACAATTTAATAGCTTAAAATTTGTAAGTGCGATCTTTCTAACTGCTTTAACAAGTAACCTCCATGGGCAATATACTATAACGGGTAAAGTTAATCAAAGTAATAAAGATAACAATCAGTTTACAGAAGTACTATTATTAGATAAAGACTCTGTAATCGTAAAAAACGATTTGATTGCAGAAAATGGAAGTTTTACTTTAAAAGCAGATAAGGCAGGAAACTATACATTCAAGATCAAACAATTAAATAATCTGGTATATAATAAAAGGATTCAACTCAACTCAAATTTAGATTTTGGAGTGATTGTATTAGAGAATACAACAGGGATAAAAGAAGTTGTTATCAATGGTAAAAAGAAACTGGTTGAAAGGAAAATTGACCGTTTGGTTTTTAATGTAGAAAATGCAATATCAACTACAGGAGGAGATGCTTTAGAAGCCTTGAAAATAACCCCAGGTGTAAAAGTTCAGAATGAAAATGTATCAATCATTGGAAAAGGTACAGTAAGTATAATGGTTGATGACCGGTTGATTCAGCTGAAGCAGGATGATCTGAGCAATTTTCTGAAGTCTGTTTCTGCTGACAATATAAAGAGTATAGAAGTTATTACCACTCCGCCAGCTAAGTATGATGCATTGGGAAATAGCGGGATAATCAATATCAAAACAAAAACAGCCAAAAAAGATTCCTGGAATGCCAATGTAGGAGCAAGTTATTTGCAGAGAAGCAGAGCAGATGGTTCTGTTTTTGGAAACTTCAATTATAATAAAAATAAACTTACTCTTTCTGCCTCTCTTAATTATAGAAATGGAGAAAGATATTCAACTCAGGATGATTATGCCTATTTTCCGGATGCTTTATGGTATACTGCATCTCCGTATGTTGTAAATTATAAAAGATTCGGCGGTAAATTGGGAATGGATTATCAGCTGACAAAAAACTGGACTACCGGAATCCAGTATATTCTTAATGCCAATAGGGTCAACTTTGATGGAACGGTCTATACTCCGGTGACCACTTATGATAGCAATACTGAAGTTCGGCATCTTAATACTTTTAAAGCAACAAGAAATAAACCTGTTTTTAATTCTGTAAATTATTATAACGAGATTAAGCTGGATTCACTAGGAAAGAAATTAACGGTCAATTTAGATTATTTCAATTTTAAAAATGATGATGAGAAATCGTATCATGGAAACTCCATCATTAATATCCCTTACAGTGAACAGTATTTCCTGGGAAACAATAATAATATTCAAAAAGTAAATAATTTTTCAGCAAAAGTAGATGTAGAATATCCTATCTCATTTGCTAATTTAAGTTTTGGGGGAAAGCTTACCCACTCTAAAGCAGAAAATAATATCCGTTTTTTTAACAGTGGACTTGTAGATAACCCTGTAACTTCAGCTCCTTTAGCCGATAATTTATTTGAATATACTGAAAATGTTCAGGCATTATATATTTCAGGGAATAAGAAAATTAATGATAAATGGGAAACCAAAGCAGGGGTAAGAATGGAATCTACTCAAACAGAAGGGAATTCATTGACTTTAAATAAAGTGACTAAAAATAATTATGTAAAGTTTTTTCCTACCCTTTATGTTACATACAAACCTAATGAAAATAATACGTTTGGTTTTAGCTATAGCAAGAGGATAGACAGACCTACCTTCAATGAGCTTAATCCTAATCTGTATTTTGAAAATCCTTTTCAGAGTATAGAGGGAAATCCATTTCTTCAGCCGGCATTTATTGACAATTTTGAATTCACTTATACCTATAAAAATATAGACAGTAAAATCTATTTCAGTAATGAAAAAAATCTTTACGGTCAAATTGCTATCGCCAATCCTGAAAACAATATCATCAGGTTTACCAATGAAAATTATGCCAATACAGAGCGCTTCGGTATTGCAGAAGGGTATACTTTTGATAAGTTAAAATGGTGGAGTTCTATGAACTCTTTGGATGTTAATTATGCAAGGTCAACTTCTTTCATCGATGTATTACAAAAAAAACAGGAAGGATGGAGTGGCAGGTTGTCTACAAACAATGATTTTATTTTAAATAAGGATAAAACGTTCATTTTCAATGTGAATTATTGGTACAATTTTGCAGGAGTAGACGGGAAGTTCTATAAGACGGGTGATATGAGTAATTTATCGGCAACTATTCAATATTTGATGCTTGATAAGAATCTAAGAATCTCTCTTAAAGTAAATGATATTTTCCGAACAGAGAAAATAAAAGTGAATTCTGTAGTGAATGGCGTTTTTCAGCGCGGCGTATATTATAATGACAATCAATCAGTACAGTTAACGGTTGCTTATAAATTTGGAAGTCAGAAGGTTAAGTCTGTAAGGAGAGCTACCGGAAACGAAGAGGAAAGAAACCGAACAGGAAATTAA